The following are encoded in a window of Flavobacterium psychrotrophum genomic DNA:
- a CDS encoding SMEK domain-containing protein: MRNRESIIKSITSHFAVLKTEVELRSKLNLQDINVHAEQFYKILLNKIFSYDLVNVNITEPNAAVIDLADAGRKIAFQVTSNNSKSKILETVNSFNEKKLFEKYNTLKILIIKSRIKRNDIITHADFSFDMDKDVMDVKYIISIISSIDDLGQLEDIEKWLSNELIQKYYGSKLTSKPNEINTIMCLIDILSNEDNHKAYEAEAEPDPEYKIEQRFKDYAPFLKNLYSELYIEYAYALEVIQESPEISSVKIRKIGTYLKDISRKYLKSSNDNPEEALENLCDFFKKLCSDDGLDFDEMAIKFYLLHQLIRCNVFPN; the protein is encoded by the coding sequence ATGAGAAACCGCGAATCAATTATAAAGAGCATTACCAGCCACTTTGCTGTTTTAAAAACAGAGGTTGAATTAAGAAGTAAATTAAATCTTCAGGATATAAATGTACATGCAGAGCAATTTTATAAAATTTTGCTTAATAAAATCTTTAGTTACGACTTGGTTAATGTAAATATCACAGAACCAAATGCGGCTGTAATAGACCTTGCCGATGCTGGGAGAAAGATTGCCTTTCAGGTCACCTCTAATAATTCTAAAAGCAAAATTTTAGAAACAGTCAATTCTTTTAATGAAAAGAAACTTTTTGAAAAGTATAATACCCTCAAAATCTTAATAATCAAAAGCAGAATTAAGAGAAACGATATCATTACACATGCAGATTTTTCGTTTGATATGGATAAAGACGTAATGGACGTGAAGTACATTATAAGTATAATTTCAAGTATAGATGACCTCGGGCAATTAGAGGATATCGAAAAATGGCTTAGTAACGAATTGATTCAAAAATATTATGGTAGTAAATTAACTTCCAAGCCTAACGAGATAAATACGATAATGTGCTTAATCGACATCTTAAGCAATGAAGATAATCACAAAGCGTATGAAGCAGAAGCCGAACCAGACCCGGAATATAAAATTGAACAAAGATTTAAGGACTATGCGCCCTTTTTAAAGAATCTTTATTCCGAACTTTACATCGAATACGCATACGCATTGGAGGTCATACAAGAAAGTCCGGAAATTTCCTCCGTAAAAATCCGAAAAATTGGCACCTATCTTAAAGATATTAGCAGAAAGTACCTGAAAAGCAGCAATGATAACCCCGAAGAGGCACTGGAAAACCTATGTGACTTTTTTAAAAAATTGTGTTCTGATGATGGACTTGACTTTGATGAGATGGCAATTAAGTTTTACCTGTTGCATCAATTGATCAGGTGTAATGTATTTCCAAATTAA
- a CDS encoding amidohydrolase family protein translates to MTKKHLPYNRIINCHTHVFTGDHVPPYIAKTFLPWPFYYLVSVNLIVSAFRFYYGQLKSYRFGTLGKLAAKRLYIFKMFIARSKILSILVFMIGLFLSLQVFFIIAGWLSVVESPSGSLSVFLKEIENWLIDRHLLYSGATPAVAVVFVFLFLLFYKAGRNLVFFVLKRIWSFLGILPGKKTKELASRYINIGRFAAYQGQSGIFTKLQDQYPVGTGFVVLPMDMGYMDAGKSKEDYATQMAKLSKIKESKPDAVFPFVFADPRRMVEEGAKQFDYKVVANQVVLEPCFIKDYIEGEQFSGFKIYPALGYYPFDEVLLPLWKFAADKGLPIMTHCIRGTIFYRGTKKKEWDYHPVFTQADEKTPLMLGQIKNSEFINNFTHPLNFLCLLDEFFLAKLVGRAKDKRIRDLFGYDEKAKTIQHNLSHLKVCFGHFGGDDEWTKFLESDRDQYCNALVKYPNIGIRFRTNTKGLPKPGKIEQLWKYTDWYSIICSMMLQYDNVYADLSYIIHNNAIQPLLRQTLLNPLLREKVLFGTDFYVVRNHKSEKNMLAESLEHLCDADFKQIAVCNPAHFLYHT, encoded by the coding sequence ATGACTAAAAAACACCTACCTTACAACAGAATAATCAATTGCCATACTCATGTATTTACAGGAGACCATGTGCCGCCATATATTGCAAAGACATTCCTGCCATGGCCTTTTTATTATCTGGTATCTGTGAATCTGATTGTCAGTGCTTTCAGGTTCTACTACGGGCAGCTTAAGAGTTACCGGTTTGGAACTTTGGGTAAACTGGCTGCAAAAAGGCTCTACATTTTCAAGATGTTCATTGCCCGTAGTAAAATACTTTCCATTTTAGTATTCATGATAGGTTTGTTTTTAAGCCTGCAGGTCTTTTTCATTATAGCAGGCTGGCTGTCGGTGGTTGAATCGCCTTCGGGCAGCCTTTCTGTTTTTTTGAAGGAAATAGAAAATTGGCTGATAGACCGGCACCTTTTATACAGTGGTGCTACACCTGCCGTTGCTGTTGTATTTGTATTCCTGTTTTTACTTTTCTACAAAGCCGGCCGTAACCTGGTCTTCTTTGTCCTTAAGAGGATATGGTCTTTCTTGGGGATATTGCCCGGTAAGAAAACTAAGGAATTAGCCAGTAGGTACATTAATATTGGCCGTTTCGCTGCCTATCAGGGGCAGAGTGGTATTTTTACAAAATTACAGGACCAGTACCCCGTCGGCACCGGATTTGTTGTACTGCCTATGGATATGGGGTATATGGATGCAGGAAAAAGCAAGGAGGACTATGCTACACAAATGGCAAAGCTTTCAAAAATTAAAGAAAGTAAGCCTGATGCCGTTTTTCCATTTGTTTTTGCGGATCCCAGGCGTATGGTTGAAGAAGGTGCAAAACAATTTGATTATAAGGTGGTCGCTAACCAAGTAGTACTAGAACCATGTTTTATAAAAGATTATATTGAAGGGGAGCAGTTTAGTGGTTTCAAAATTTATCCGGCACTCGGTTACTACCCCTTCGATGAAGTACTATTGCCCTTGTGGAAATTTGCTGCCGATAAGGGTTTACCTATTATGACACACTGTATACGCGGTACAATATTTTACCGTGGTACAAAGAAAAAAGAGTGGGACTACCACCCGGTATTTACGCAGGCAGACGAGAAAACCCCTTTGATGCTTGGCCAGATCAAGAACAGTGAGTTCATAAATAATTTTACGCACCCGTTGAATTTCCTGTGCCTCCTTGATGAGTTCTTCCTGGCGAAGCTTGTTGGAAGAGCAAAAGACAAGCGCATCCGTGATCTTTTTGGTTACGATGAGAAGGCAAAAACAATACAGCATAACCTGAGCCACCTGAAAGTGTGTTTTGGGCATTTTGGCGGTGACGATGAGTGGACAAAGTTCCTTGAATCGGACCGGGACCAGTACTGTAACGCCCTTGTCAAGTACCCCAATATTGGCATACGTTTCAGAACCAACACAAAAGGACTTCCAAAGCCAGGTAAAATAGAGCAGCTTTGGAAGTATACCGATTGGTATTCTATAATATGCAGTATGATGCTACAGTATGATAATGTCTACGCCGACCTGAGCTACATCATCCACAACAATGCAATCCAACCCTTGCTCCGGCAAACATTGCTCAATCCGTTATTACGGGAAAAAGTGCTCTTTGGGACTGATTTTTATGTGGTACGTAACCACAAGTCGGAAAAGAATATGTTGGCAGAATCCCTTGAACACCTGTGTGATGCCGACTTTAAACAAATAGCGGTTTGTAACCCGGCTCACTTCCTATACCATACTTAA